One segment of Panicum virgatum strain AP13 chromosome 3K, P.virgatum_v5, whole genome shotgun sequence DNA contains the following:
- the LOC120701312 gene encoding uncharacterized protein LOC120701312, with protein sequence MDMRRRYGSKSNAHQGAAASSSSPGKRRGKAAHGGGGKKKPPIKVVYIGNPMRVTTSEAGFRALVQELTGRHADPYKSNGSGSAAAVDADDSSGGSPVGPQAGALPSPVSTPSLDAASAAGAAHASVPAAYDDDDEDSFAPQLIDNSYSVFSPPTFLYGPHGDGEL encoded by the coding sequence ATGGACATGAGGAGGCGGTACGGCTCCAAGAGCAATGCCCACCAGGGCgcggcggccagcagcagctcgcCAGGCAAGCGCAGGGGGAAGGCggctcacggcggcggcgggaagaaGAAGCCGCCGATCAAGGTGGTGTACATCGGCAACCCCATGCGGGTGACGACCAGCGAGGCGGGCTTCCGCGCGCTGGTGCAGGAGCTCACCGGCCGCCACGCCGACCCGTACAAGTCCaacggcagcggcagcgccgcAGCAGTCGACGCCGACGACAGCAGCGGGGGCAGCCCGGTGGGGCCGCAGGCGGGCGCGCTGCCCAGCCCCGTCAGCACCCCGTCGTTGGAcgccgcctcggccgccggTGCGGCGCATGCCTCGGTGCCGGCGGcttacgacgacgacgacgaggacagCTTCGCGCCGCAGCTGATCGACAACAGCTACTCCGTGTTCTCGCCGCCGACGTTCCTCTACGGCccgcacggcgacggcgagctgtGA